CGCGATAAGGATTCTTATATCACTCGCGAGATCTTTAAGTACGATCCAGACAAGGGCAGCCTTGTGTCCACAGGTATCGTGCCTCGTTTTGTCGAGCAAAGTCGCGATGAAAAACTCGCCCTCAATGCGGAGATATTCGATCCTGACAAGAAAGTCCGCCTGACTTAATGTCAGATTCTTAGACAGTCTTCCCTTCTTTACAAGCCCCCTGCCATTCAGGGGCGCCGACCCGGGGTTTTTGCTATAACAAACCTCTATGAAATGGACATTGTTGTTGGCCTCCGTGGCCCTCCTTGGCGCATGCACTCCGAAGAATGGTTTTGTGGAAGCTCTTCCGATGGAGGACCATCAGTCTGTTATTTGGAACGAAGACACGCGCGAAGACATCGGCGCCTTTGATCAAGACGGCCAGCTCGCCCAATCCACGGCACTTTTTATTCGCGACTACCGCCTTAAAAAGGACGCAAACGGCGACTTCAATTTCGAAGCCCGCCCGCTGAGTTCTGCCTACCCGATCTGTAAAGACGAAAAATTTCTCGATCAGAATGTCCTAGGTCATTGCTCAGGAGTTCTGATTGGTCCACGCCAGGTTCTAACCGCGGGCCACTGCGTACCTGAAGAAAAACTCTGCACCGGCAGCTTCGTGACGTTTGGTCACACCCAAATCAAAGCGATGGATTTGAAACTCACAGGCGATGAAGTCTATGCTTGTAAGCGCATTATCAAACTTGAATACACCAGCACCCGGGACTATGCGATTATTGAACTTGATCGCGACGTGACTCAGGCGCAGCCGGTGAAGATCGGCCGCGCAGATGTTCTGCAAGAGAATGAACCCGTCTTGAGCTTCTCGTACCCTCTGGGTTTGCCGTTAAAGCGCGACGAAGGCTCTGTTTTCCAAAATTCTGCCGGTGGCTTTTATCTGCGTGTGCGAGCCGACACTTTTGCCGGAAGCTCAGGCTCGCCATTATTTAACAGCAAGGGTGAGCTCGTCGGCATTCTCAGTTCAGGCACCGAAGACTTCGATGAAGACGAAGTTCGTAAAATCCAAGAAGAGAAAAAGCCCGGCGCTTGCATCAACTTCAAGCGCTGCACGGATTCAAACTGCTTCGGCGAGCGCTATCTCAAAACCGAGGGCATTGAATTCCCTTAGGCCTCGCCGCTTTGCTGACTTCGACCTGATTTTCCGTCAATCAATTCATTGAGCTGCCAAATCGTAGTTTGGAAAGTTCGGACTTGCGCGCCTAATTCTTCAGACGAGGCGGCCACTTCCTCAGCCGTGGCTGAGTTGCTTTGAATCCCTTGATCAATCTGATTCAGACCCGAGGTCGCCTGCTCAATTCCTGCTGCTTGATTGCTGCTGGCCTCGGCGATTTGCCGGCTAAGATCCGTGATCTTGCGGATAGAGCCCACAACACTTTGGAAAGATTTTTGACTTTGCCCGGTCATATCAACACCACTTTGAACTTGGCCCGAAGACTTGCGAATGAGGTCGGCAATTTCTTTTGCTGACAACGCACTCTTTTGCGCCAAAGATCTCACGGCATCCGCAACAACCGCAAAGCCTTTTCCCAACTCGCCGGCACGAGCAGCTTCAACTGCCGCATTGAGCGCCAGCAAGTTTGTTTGGAAAGCAATGTCGTCGATTGTCGCGATGATCTCTTCCATTTTATTGGATTCATTTTGGATTTGTGACATGCGGCCCGCGAGTTCGTCCATTCCTTTGCCTCCGGTTTC
The sequence above is drawn from the Bdellovibrionales bacterium genome and encodes:
- a CDS encoding trypsin-like peptidase domain-containing protein, coding for MKWTLLLASVALLGACTPKNGFVEALPMEDHQSVIWNEDTREDIGAFDQDGQLAQSTALFIRDYRLKKDANGDFNFEARPLSSAYPICKDEKFLDQNVLGHCSGVLIGPRQVLTAGHCVPEEKLCTGSFVTFGHTQIKAMDLKLTGDEVYACKRIIKLEYTSTRDYAIIELDRDVTQAQPVKIGRADVLQENEPVLSFSYPLGLPLKRDEGSVFQNSAGGFYLRVRADTFAGSSGSPLFNSKGELVGILSSGTEDFDEDEVRKIQEEKKPGACINFKRCTDSNCFGERYLKTEGIEFP